A region of Streptomyces halobius DNA encodes the following proteins:
- the merB gene encoding organomercurial lyase MerB yields the protein MDSQNRQLATRLSAAFNGGGAASARPWLWRPLLQLIARGEPVTAQQLAQATGRTTDQVREALAANPDTEYDRHGRITGSGLTLNPTPHRFEVDGIQLYTWCALDTLVFPVVLGRIARVTSPCHATGRPVRLTVAPDRLTSVEPATAVVSLVTPDAPASIRTAFCNQVHFFATPDAASGWLEEHPGATVLPVADAYELGRPLTETLLTGNAPPDCC from the coding sequence ATGGACTCCCAGAACCGGCAGCTGGCCACCCGGCTGAGCGCCGCTTTCAACGGCGGCGGAGCCGCCAGCGCCCGCCCCTGGCTGTGGCGCCCCCTGCTACAACTGATCGCCCGGGGCGAGCCCGTGACCGCCCAACAGCTGGCCCAGGCCACCGGCCGCACCACCGACCAGGTACGCGAAGCCCTCGCCGCCAACCCCGACACCGAATACGACCGCCACGGCCGCATCACCGGCAGCGGCCTCACCCTCAACCCCACCCCACACCGCTTCGAAGTCGACGGCATTCAGCTGTACACCTGGTGCGCGCTGGACACCCTCGTCTTCCCTGTCGTCCTCGGCCGCATCGCCCGCGTCACCTCCCCCTGCCATGCCACCGGCCGGCCCGTCAGGCTCACCGTGGCCCCCGACCGCCTCACCAGCGTCGAGCCCGCCACCGCCGTCGTCTCCCTCGTCACCCCCGACGCCCCCGCCTCCATCCGCACCGCGTTCTGCAACCAGGTCCACTTCTTCGCCACCCCCGACGCAGCGAGCGGTTGGCTGGAGGAGCACCCCGGCGCCACCGTCCTGCCCGTCGCCGACGCCTACGAGCTCGGCCGCCCCCTCACCGAGACTCTCCTCACCGGTAACGCCCCGCCCGACTGCTGCTGA
- the merA gene encoding mercury(II) reductase, with the protein MDTTGSGFDLAIIGSGSAAFAAAIAARTKGRNVVVIERGTPGGTCVNVGCIPSKALLAAAEARHGASAAGRFPGLEPAGLPVAFGDLIGGKDALVAQLRAEKYTDLAADYGWEIVHGGAAFTGSADAPALQVTLNDGGVRRIEAAHYLIATGSSPAIPPVDGLDEAGYLTSTTAMELTHLPESLIVVGGNAVGLEQAQLFARLGTKVTVVEALDRLGPFEEPEISAALEDAFTAEGITVHTGAALIAVRTDESAKAAVVRTRSGETTELRAEQLLIATGRRPNTAALGLEAVAVKTGERGEVLVDDRLRTTHPRIWAAGDVVGGPQFVYVAAAQGTLVADNALDDTGRTLDYTALPRVTFTSPALASVGLTDAQAAEQGLACQCRTLPLSYVPRALANRNTHGLVKLIAEQGTGRLLGAHVLAEGAGEITAAVYAISAGMTVEQLAHTWAPYLTMSEGLKLAAQTFTSDVATLSCCAG; encoded by the coding sequence ATGGACACGACGGGATCCGGCTTCGACCTGGCGATCATCGGCTCCGGCTCGGCTGCCTTCGCCGCCGCCATCGCCGCCCGCACCAAGGGCAGAAACGTGGTGGTGATCGAACGCGGCACCCCCGGCGGAACCTGTGTGAACGTCGGCTGCATCCCCTCCAAGGCGCTGCTGGCCGCCGCCGAGGCCCGCCACGGCGCCAGTGCGGCCGGCCGTTTCCCCGGCCTGGAACCGGCCGGCCTCCCCGTCGCCTTCGGCGACCTGATCGGCGGCAAGGACGCCTTGGTCGCCCAGCTGCGCGCGGAAAAGTACACCGACCTCGCCGCCGACTACGGCTGGGAGATCGTCCACGGCGGCGCCGCCTTCACCGGTAGCGCTGATGCCCCGGCCCTTCAGGTCACACTCAACGATGGCGGCGTCCGCCGGATCGAGGCAGCCCACTACCTGATCGCCACTGGATCCTCCCCGGCCATCCCACCCGTCGACGGCCTGGACGAGGCCGGATACCTGACCTCCACCACCGCCATGGAACTCACCCACCTGCCCGAGTCGCTGATCGTGGTCGGCGGCAACGCGGTCGGCCTGGAACAGGCCCAGCTCTTCGCCCGCCTCGGCACGAAGGTCACCGTCGTCGAAGCCCTGGACCGCCTCGGCCCCTTCGAGGAGCCGGAGATCTCCGCCGCACTCGAGGACGCCTTCACTGCCGAAGGCATCACCGTGCACACCGGCGCCGCTCTCATCGCCGTCCGCACCGACGAGAGCGCCAAGGCCGCTGTCGTACGCACCCGCAGCGGCGAGACGACCGAGCTGCGCGCCGAACAGCTCCTGATCGCCACTGGACGGCGCCCCAACACCGCCGCGCTCGGCCTGGAGGCGGTGGCGGTGAAGACCGGCGAGCGGGGTGAGGTCCTCGTGGACGACCGGCTGCGCACCACCCACCCCCGCATCTGGGCCGCGGGAGACGTGGTTGGAGGACCGCAGTTCGTGTACGTCGCCGCCGCCCAGGGCACTCTCGTCGCCGACAACGCCCTCGACGACACCGGCCGCACCCTGGACTACACCGCCCTGCCCCGGGTCACCTTCACCAGCCCCGCCCTCGCCTCCGTCGGACTGACCGACGCCCAGGCGGCCGAACAGGGCCTCGCCTGCCAGTGCCGCACCCTGCCCCTGTCCTACGTGCCCCGCGCCCTGGCCAACCGGAACACCCACGGCTTGGTCAAACTCATCGCCGAACAGGGCACCGGCCGCCTCCTCGGCGCCCACGTCCTCGCCGAGGGCGCCGGAGAGATCACCGCCGCCGTCTACGCGATCAGCGCCGGCATGACCGTCGAGCAGCTCGCCCACACCTGGGCGCCGTACCTGACGATGTCCGAGGGCCTCAAGCTGGCCGCCCAGACCTTCACCTCCGACGTCGCCACGCTCTCCTGCTGCGCCGGCTGA
- a CDS encoding ArsR/SmtB family transcription factor has product MSDPSLLPTAAAPAPAALGEQGGCEHADTVARFFRALSDPTRLKLLEFILRGERTSAECVEHAGISQPRVSVHLSCLADCGYVVARRDGRKLRYSVGDPRVADLVVLARSLAADNTAALKCCPRIPDSQE; this is encoded by the coding sequence ATGAGTGATCCGTCCCTGCTGCCCACTGCTGCCGCGCCGGCCCCTGCCGCCCTGGGCGAGCAGGGTGGGTGTGAGCACGCCGACACCGTGGCGCGGTTCTTCCGTGCCCTGTCGGACCCGACCCGGCTGAAGCTGCTGGAGTTCATCCTGCGCGGCGAGCGCACCAGTGCCGAGTGCGTCGAGCACGCCGGCATCTCCCAGCCGCGGGTGTCGGTGCACCTGTCCTGTCTGGCCGACTGCGGCTATGTGGTCGCCCGACGCGACGGCCGCAAGCTGCGCTACTCGGTCGGCGACCCGAGGGTGGCGGACCTGGTGGTACTGGCCCGCTCACTGGCCGCGGACAACACCGCCGCCCTGAAGTGCTGTCCGAGAATCCCGGACTCCCAGGAGTGA
- a CDS encoding PDR/VanB family oxidoreductase encodes MTVEELRRVADGVVAVRLSAPDGGLLPAWQPGAHIELVLPSGTIRPYSLCGDPADRRSYRIGVLRVPQGRGGSAEVHELSPGREIAVRGPRNRFPLVLADHYLFIVGGIGITPILPMVRAVAAAGQEWHLLYGGRTRATMAFADELLALGGDRVRLVPEDTDGLPDLAAALGDTPPGAAVYACGPEQLLAAVEKTVAADFPDRHLHTERFAAARTAVHETGVPAPATEFRVELRRSGRRLPVPADRSLLEVIRDAVPDVPSSCEGGFCGTCELRVLDGAPDHRDTVLPPGERDRRDVVYPCVSRARSRILTVDL; translated from the coding sequence GTGACCGTCGAAGAACTGCGGCGGGTCGCGGACGGGGTCGTCGCCGTGCGGCTCTCGGCCCCGGACGGCGGTCTGTTGCCTGCTTGGCAGCCCGGCGCACACATCGAGTTGGTGCTGCCCTCCGGGACGATCCGCCCGTACTCACTCTGTGGCGATCCGGCCGACCGGCGTTCCTATCGCATCGGCGTGCTGCGCGTCCCGCAGGGGCGTGGAGGCTCGGCGGAAGTCCACGAGCTGTCCCCGGGCCGGGAGATCGCCGTACGAGGGCCACGCAACAGGTTCCCGCTGGTCCTGGCCGACCACTACCTGTTCATCGTCGGCGGCATCGGCATCACCCCCATCCTGCCCATGGTGCGCGCCGTGGCCGCGGCCGGGCAGGAGTGGCACTTGCTCTACGGCGGCCGGACGCGGGCCACCATGGCCTTCGCCGATGAACTCCTGGCTCTCGGCGGGGACCGGGTGCGCCTGGTTCCCGAGGACACCGACGGTCTGCCGGACCTCGCCGCCGCTTTGGGCGACACGCCTCCGGGAGCAGCGGTATACGCGTGCGGCCCCGAACAGCTCCTGGCTGCTGTGGAGAAGACGGTGGCCGCGGACTTCCCTGACCGGCACCTGCACACCGAACGCTTCGCGGCTGCCCGAACTGCCGTACACGAGACGGGTGTCCCGGCCCCCGCCACGGAGTTCCGGGTCGAACTGCGGCGCAGCGGGCGCAGGTTGCCGGTTCCGGCCGATCGCAGCCTCCTGGAAGTAATCCGCGACGCCGTCCCCGACGTCCCGTCCTCCTGCGAGGGAGGCTTCTGCGGCACCTGCGAACTACGCGTCCTGGACGGGGCTCCCGACCACCGCGACACCGTGCTGCCTCCTGGTGAGCGTGACCGTCGCGACGTGGTCTATCCGTGCGTTTCCCGGGCCCGCAGCCGGATCCTGACCGTGGATCTGTGA
- a CDS encoding AAA family ATPase codes for MFHEVQLNERYPLLSKLSEPLKKAERDIVGREHETMQLLASMSRPELCNALLLAEAGSGKLLPLGTPIPTPSGWTTMSDLQPGDFVLGRDGKPTRVSYVSEVDETPVLYDIALSDGQVVTACADHQWLVASVSGRAESYPTNVATTQARRDRVQVRREALLALAKDDVPEFSTAGELINLISEIESVTWHRPTGLHTYLSKEGVERRDATRTTEQTWKGGTRVSTVHVHEFNTQIALKALSEQVFRRTSWGTNGESQESVFTTQQMVDAGVLCAGGKRRRFSIRITEPLDLPEADLLVDPYVLGAWLGDGSVGKGTFTQSDLLADGETLSDMDHLIEQIDVAGYKPHRLTSDDKTVGTEGLRAQLRQVGVLRRKHIPIVYLRGSIEQRLALLQGLMDTDGTIDEHGICELAFSDETLALGAEELIRSLGIKVNRTESTAGYRDAHGELVKCKPRHRMVFTTAQQVFRLPRKAARVPSTTHSTQEWLYITDISPAPTQPGKCIQVDNEDHMYLCGPGFVPTHNTALVQATMLVDKDRLYLEVDPARMISEAGNAENMAAKLKGFFDEAEDFVKDEKHELVLFIDEFHQIIQLSDAAVEAIKPVLAASGTRGIRIIAATTYEEFHKHISPNQPLVERLQRINLNPPDQATTIKILQGMAERYGVADEFYDDHIFRQIYEYTQRYMPASAQPRKSILVLDSMVGWHRLTHRPMDRDLLSDVLMESLNVNVAFRVDGAKIKQQLDAKVFSQDWATGAVARRLQLSVANLNDKGKPMASLLFTGSTGTGKFCIDSTQVPVYSSDGEATWKLHGDLVPGDRVFGRQGRPVEVLGHFPQGMQDVYRVTLWDGRTLDVGGPHLWTVYTAKQRSKKHAGKDVAPMVLSTQEMVERGVVRTYPGDSREHLKFFIPANGPVHWPEQDFDVDPYVLGVLIGNGCLTETQLTLSSDGDDADHTVWTVGEWLGSAPKSYGHSYSWVFPVGVGPVEDRRDSLYQTKDVLASVPDLIGARSAERRIPERYKHGSVQQRWALVRGLFDTDGSIGGSNDRFNVSYSTFSKGLAEDLREVLFSLGISNTIKSWTRTKEGGRELAEYDVHVKVGNEDKTRFFSLPRKHEIARRAVIETSGRKRVKKFDMVGIASIEKLPEQQSSSCIYVNDEEHLYQAGQFVVTHNTELTKQLARLLFGDDQRHLIRFDMTEYAEDSSFAAFRSELTKRVWDLSHAVLLFDEVEKASAMVTRVLLQVLDDGRLNDDNNREVSFLNTYIVLTTNAGSEIYKDISQYAADDTGSGKHLLEYEKLIRRSISSTTGDNRFPPELLGRIDAIVPFQPLSLPTQQKIVRKKLRQMVQEVFVKHNVRVDVDARVLQYLIEDKGDTDSDAGGARAAVAKLTDEVTTAVATFLNEHPSERRIRIDVVGDLVSDDKNLLSSDAYVEVSAV; via the coding sequence ATGTTTCACGAGGTACAGCTCAACGAGCGCTACCCACTCCTGTCCAAGCTCTCGGAGCCACTGAAGAAGGCTGAGCGCGACATCGTCGGCCGTGAGCACGAGACCATGCAGTTGCTGGCCTCGATGAGCCGCCCTGAGCTGTGCAATGCGCTTCTGCTGGCCGAAGCCGGTAGCGGAAAGCTGCTGCCGCTGGGCACGCCGATTCCGACGCCGTCCGGATGGACGACGATGAGCGATCTGCAGCCCGGCGACTTCGTGCTCGGGCGCGACGGCAAGCCGACCAGGGTCTCGTACGTCTCCGAGGTCGACGAGACGCCGGTGCTGTACGACATCGCACTGAGCGACGGTCAGGTGGTCACCGCCTGCGCGGATCACCAGTGGCTGGTGGCGTCTGTCTCTGGACGGGCGGAGTCGTATCCGACGAATGTCGCGACGACGCAGGCGCGTCGCGATCGCGTCCAGGTCCGCAGGGAGGCTCTCCTGGCATTGGCAAAGGACGACGTCCCCGAGTTCTCCACGGCAGGCGAACTGATCAACTTGATCAGCGAGATTGAGAGCGTGACGTGGCACAGGCCCACGGGTCTGCACACGTACCTGTCGAAGGAGGGTGTGGAGCGGCGCGATGCGACGCGGACCACGGAACAGACCTGGAAGGGCGGCACTCGGGTCTCTACGGTCCATGTTCACGAGTTCAACACGCAGATCGCGCTGAAGGCACTGTCCGAGCAGGTCTTCCGCCGTACGTCGTGGGGCACCAACGGCGAATCGCAGGAGTCGGTCTTCACAACCCAGCAGATGGTGGACGCTGGTGTGCTGTGCGCGGGAGGCAAGCGCCGCCGGTTCTCCATCCGCATCACCGAGCCCCTGGATCTGCCGGAGGCCGATCTACTGGTCGATCCCTACGTCCTCGGAGCGTGGCTCGGCGACGGTTCAGTGGGGAAGGGAACGTTCACGCAGTCCGATCTGCTTGCCGACGGCGAGACGTTGTCCGATATGGACCACCTGATCGAGCAGATCGACGTGGCGGGCTACAAGCCGCATCGGTTGACGAGCGATGACAAGACCGTGGGTACCGAAGGACTCCGGGCGCAGCTGCGCCAGGTCGGCGTGCTCAGGCGCAAGCACATCCCGATTGTCTACTTGCGTGGGTCCATCGAGCAGCGCTTGGCGCTGCTGCAGGGGCTCATGGACACGGACGGGACGATTGACGAACACGGCATCTGCGAGCTGGCTTTCTCCGACGAGACGCTGGCGCTTGGTGCCGAGGAGCTGATCCGCTCGCTGGGCATCAAGGTGAATCGTACGGAGTCGACTGCGGGATACCGCGACGCCCACGGCGAGCTCGTGAAGTGCAAGCCGCGGCACCGCATGGTGTTCACCACGGCGCAGCAGGTGTTCCGTCTGCCGCGCAAGGCCGCTCGTGTGCCGAGCACGACGCATTCGACCCAGGAGTGGCTCTACATCACGGACATCTCCCCCGCGCCGACCCAGCCGGGTAAGTGCATCCAGGTCGACAACGAGGACCACATGTATCTGTGCGGCCCCGGGTTCGTGCCGACGCACAACACCGCCCTGGTTCAGGCCACGATGCTGGTGGACAAGGACCGCCTCTACCTGGAGGTGGACCCGGCGCGCATGATCTCCGAAGCGGGCAACGCCGAGAACATGGCCGCGAAGCTCAAGGGCTTCTTCGACGAGGCCGAGGACTTCGTCAAGGACGAGAAGCACGAACTGGTGCTCTTCATCGACGAGTTCCACCAGATCATCCAGCTCTCCGACGCCGCCGTCGAGGCGATCAAGCCGGTCCTCGCGGCTTCGGGAACCCGAGGCATCAGGATCATCGCGGCGACGACCTACGAGGAGTTCCACAAGCACATCTCGCCGAACCAGCCGCTCGTCGAGCGCCTGCAGCGCATCAACCTCAACCCGCCGGACCAGGCGACGACCATCAAGATTCTGCAGGGCATGGCCGAACGATACGGCGTGGCCGACGAGTTCTACGACGACCACATCTTCCGGCAGATCTACGAGTACACCCAGCGCTACATGCCGGCCAGCGCCCAGCCGCGCAAGTCGATCCTCGTGCTCGACTCCATGGTCGGCTGGCATCGCCTGACGCACCGGCCGATGGACCGGGACCTGCTCTCGGACGTGCTCATGGAGTCCCTGAACGTGAACGTCGCATTCCGGGTCGACGGCGCGAAGATCAAGCAGCAGCTGGACGCCAAGGTGTTCAGCCAGGACTGGGCGACCGGCGCGGTGGCGCGTCGTCTGCAGTTGTCGGTGGCGAACCTCAACGACAAGGGAAAGCCGATGGCGAGCCTGCTGTTCACGGGATCGACGGGAACGGGGAAATTCTGCATCGACTCGACGCAGGTTCCTGTCTACTCGAGCGACGGCGAGGCCACCTGGAAGCTTCACGGCGACCTGGTCCCGGGCGACAGAGTGTTCGGTCGCCAAGGTCGCCCGGTCGAGGTACTCGGACACTTCCCGCAGGGAATGCAGGACGTCTATCGGGTCACGCTCTGGGACGGCCGGACTCTCGACGTTGGAGGACCGCACTTGTGGACGGTCTACACAGCCAAGCAGCGGTCGAAGAAGCATGCGGGCAAGGACGTCGCGCCAATGGTCCTGAGCACGCAGGAAATGGTCGAGCGTGGCGTCGTGCGGACCTACCCCGGCGACTCTCGGGAGCATCTGAAGTTTTTCATCCCGGCGAACGGACCGGTGCACTGGCCGGAGCAGGACTTCGACGTCGACCCGTACGTCTTGGGCGTCCTCATCGGCAACGGGTGCCTCACTGAGACGCAGCTGACGCTCTCGTCCGACGGGGACGACGCCGACCACACCGTGTGGACGGTGGGCGAATGGCTGGGATCGGCACCGAAGTCGTACGGGCACAGCTACAGCTGGGTCTTCCCTGTCGGCGTTGGCCCGGTGGAGGACCGCCGCGATTCGCTGTACCAGACGAAGGACGTGCTTGCCTCGGTTCCCGATCTGATCGGTGCGCGCTCGGCGGAGCGCCGTATTCCGGAGAGGTACAAACACGGATCGGTACAGCAGCGGTGGGCGCTGGTGCGGGGCCTTTTCGACACTGACGGATCGATCGGCGGCTCGAACGACCGCTTCAACGTCTCGTACTCGACGTTCTCCAAGGGGCTCGCGGAGGACCTCAGGGAGGTGCTGTTCTCGCTCGGCATCTCGAACACGATCAAATCGTGGACACGCACGAAGGAGGGCGGGCGCGAACTGGCCGAGTACGACGTGCACGTGAAGGTCGGCAACGAGGATAAGACCCGGTTCTTCTCCCTCCCCCGCAAGCACGAGATCGCACGGCGGGCGGTCATCGAGACCTCGGGTCGTAAGCGCGTGAAGAAGTTCGACATGGTCGGCATCGCGTCGATCGAGAAGCTGCCGGAGCAGCAGAGCTCGTCGTGCATCTACGTCAACGACGAGGAGCACCTCTACCAGGCTGGTCAGTTCGTGGTCACGCACAACACGGAGCTCACGAAGCAGCTGGCGCGACTGCTGTTCGGTGACGACCAGCGGCACCTGATCCGGTTCGACATGACGGAGTACGCCGAGGACTCGTCGTTCGCGGCGTTCCGTTCTGAGCTCACCAAGCGCGTGTGGGACCTCTCCCACGCTGTGCTGCTTTTCGACGAGGTCGAGAAGGCCTCGGCGATGGTCACGCGCGTGCTGCTGCAGGTGCTCGACGACGGCCGACTCAACGACGACAACAACCGCGAGGTGAGCTTCCTCAACACCTACATCGTGCTGACGACGAACGCGGGCTCGGAGATCTACAAGGACATCTCGCAGTACGCGGCGGACGACACCGGGTCGGGCAAGCATCTGCTGGAGTACGAGAAGCTCATCCGCCGCTCGATCTCCTCAACGACGGGCGACAACCGGTTTCCGCCCGAGCTGCTGGGTCGTATCGACGCGATCGTGCCTTTCCAGCCGCTGTCGCTGCCGACGCAGCAAAAGATCGTGCGGAAGAAGCTGCGCCAGATGGTGCAGGAGGTGTTCGTCAAGCACAACGTGCGGGTCGACGTCGATGCGAGGGTCCTGCAGTACCTCATCGAGGACAAGGGCGACACCGACTCTGATGCCGGCGGTGCGCGTGCGGCTGTGGCGAAGCTGACCGACGAGGTCACCACCGCGGTGGCGACTTTCCTCAACGAGCACCCCTCGGAGCGACGGATCCGCATCGACGTCGTCGGCGACCTGGTCAGCGACGACAAGAACCTGCTGAGTTCCGATGCCTACGTCGAGGTCAGTGCGGTGTGA
- a CDS encoding coiled-coil domain-containing protein yields MGILGTATGSHRKERKKKPDELLASVVRETAIPAAVELLRSNTQFVFPSGTAWVMLVLAADEIGGLSKRHGRDEAKGSIIELISSDQIRTVATAGMLEEEVFGIIPTDESLARMEEYSLLTGATYAWAVVWQKPSGDLLVDLVNDATFAQARFVAAGTTSLAEAVGKKAWEEHSGLVAEAGATGPVPTVLGKDEGDAIFDEIPGDGGAEEGLDDEPLFSDVVDEEEGADAPMFDEDDAGTAPVESEPDYDDEVAGYEGFDETDAGYGIEGDYQEAGDTVLLADQAQVRDVIARRFLSEELDLDVRLDEFNATFAIGAPVVQIAVPEDATKWLGDQVAQLNRQANAELMQLRSAHEDELRALYVNLMSAHTEQVIRDVAADRAGSRYKLLKDAAEAEHQQRQTEKDEKVRARRAEIAKDYESQASKVAQQAALSAELQYKERNRSKMEREQIDSVAEIERDIEDTHAHNQQEILRVRRSDATLKMQTGQTRIFEVLAERQSEYLAAEEERLNQWKSEIQRIVDDNRKADIAQSEALAEHLRTTDEIGVLRREQQDLLESVRSEHADRIRRMEDELERNRKDAIMQMTARDAEWQHNLDLEKEKTNSQVARVTDLLQQLSTVEDSVAKRYEVRLVEMQADKESYANELARASEMQSRSNKILVVMIVTLSLLMGVAGFIVGVVLTR; encoded by the coding sequence ATGGGCATTCTGGGTACGGCAACGGGAAGCCACAGGAAGGAGCGGAAGAAGAAGCCCGACGAGCTTCTGGCCTCCGTGGTGAGAGAGACGGCGATCCCGGCGGCGGTCGAGCTGCTGCGGTCGAACACGCAGTTCGTCTTTCCCAGCGGTACGGCCTGGGTGATGCTCGTGCTTGCAGCCGACGAGATCGGCGGCTTGAGCAAGCGGCACGGCCGGGACGAGGCGAAGGGCTCGATCATCGAGCTCATCAGCTCCGACCAGATCCGCACGGTGGCCACGGCGGGGATGCTCGAAGAGGAGGTCTTCGGCATCATCCCCACCGACGAGTCTCTCGCGCGCATGGAGGAGTACTCGCTGCTCACCGGTGCCACCTACGCCTGGGCCGTCGTGTGGCAGAAGCCCAGCGGCGACCTGCTCGTCGATCTGGTGAACGATGCGACCTTCGCGCAGGCGCGCTTTGTCGCTGCAGGTACCACGAGCCTCGCAGAAGCCGTGGGCAAGAAGGCGTGGGAAGAGCACAGCGGCCTGGTCGCCGAGGCTGGGGCCACTGGCCCCGTCCCCACCGTCCTCGGGAAGGACGAGGGGGATGCGATCTTCGACGAGATCCCCGGTGACGGGGGGGCTGAGGAGGGCCTGGACGACGAGCCGCTCTTCAGCGACGTCGTCGACGAGGAGGAAGGGGCGGACGCACCCATGTTCGACGAGGACGACGCGGGCACCGCTCCGGTCGAGTCGGAGCCGGACTACGACGACGAGGTGGCCGGCTACGAGGGTTTCGACGAGACCGACGCCGGCTACGGCATCGAGGGCGACTACCAGGAGGCCGGTGACACTGTGCTGCTGGCCGATCAGGCCCAGGTGCGCGACGTCATCGCCCGCCGGTTCCTCTCCGAGGAACTGGACCTGGACGTCCGGCTCGATGAGTTCAACGCGACCTTCGCCATCGGTGCGCCGGTCGTGCAGATCGCTGTGCCCGAGGACGCGACGAAGTGGCTCGGGGACCAGGTCGCCCAGCTCAACCGGCAGGCCAACGCAGAACTGATGCAGCTCCGTTCCGCGCACGAGGACGAGCTGCGTGCGCTCTACGTCAACCTCATGTCGGCGCACACCGAGCAGGTCATCCGCGATGTGGCCGCCGACCGCGCGGGCTCCCGGTACAAGCTGCTGAAGGACGCCGCCGAGGCCGAGCACCAGCAGCGGCAGACGGAGAAGGATGAGAAGGTCCGGGCCCGCCGGGCGGAGATCGCCAAGGACTACGAGTCGCAGGCCTCCAAGGTGGCCCAGCAGGCGGCGCTCTCGGCGGAACTGCAGTACAAGGAGCGCAATCGCTCGAAGATGGAGCGCGAGCAGATCGACTCCGTCGCCGAGATCGAGCGGGACATCGAGGATACCCACGCGCACAACCAGCAGGAGATCCTGCGAGTCCGGCGTTCGGACGCGACGCTGAAGATGCAGACCGGGCAGACGCGGATCTTCGAGGTGCTGGCCGAGCGGCAGTCGGAGTACCTGGCGGCCGAGGAAGAGCGCCTGAACCAGTGGAAGTCCGAGATCCAGCGGATCGTCGACGACAACCGCAAGGCCGACATCGCCCAGTCCGAGGCGCTGGCCGAGCACCTGCGGACCACGGACGAGATCGGCGTCCTGCGCCGGGAGCAGCAGGACCTCCTGGAGTCGGTGCGCTCTGAGCACGCCGACCGGATCCGCCGGATGGAGGACGAGCTCGAACGCAACCGCAAGGACGCCATCATGCAGATGACGGCTCGGGACGCCGAGTGGCAGCACAACCTCGACCTGGAGAAGGAGAAGACCAACTCCCAGGTGGCGCGGGTCACAGACCTGCTCCAGCAGCTGTCAACGGTCGAGGATTCAGTGGCCAAGCGATACGAGGTGCGCCTGGTGGAGATGCAGGCCGACAAGGAGTCCTACGCCAACGAACTGGCGCGGGCTTCCGAGATGCAGAGCCGCTCGAACAAGATCCTCGTCGTCATGATCGTCACGCTCTCGCTCCTGATGGGCGTGGCCGGCTTCATCGTCGGGGTGGTCTTGACCCGTTGA